A DNA window from Clostridia bacterium contains the following coding sequences:
- a CDS encoding YebC/PmpR family DNA-binding transcriptional regulator yields MSGHSKWKNIMHKKAKGDAARAKIFTQIGREISVAVKEGGGDPTSNSKLRDLIAKAKSNNVPNDNIDRMIKKAAGGDDKNDYEKLTYEGYGPCGVAIIVETLTDNKNRTASEVRHCFDKNGGNMGQTGCVGWMFTSKGVIVTDKAKGEQTLDDALELGAEDFTEEDEAYVISTAPNDVTAVREGLEAAGYNVLSAESEMVPSNYVTVNGEEEQKLMRRLLEMLDDDDDVINVYHNLENEDEIME; encoded by the coding sequence ATGTCCGGACATTCCAAGTGGAAGAACATAATGCACAAGAAGGCGAAGGGCGACGCCGCCCGCGCCAAGATATTCACCCAGATCGGCAGAGAGATATCCGTCGCGGTCAAGGAAGGCGGCGGCGATCCGACCTCCAACTCCAAGCTGCGCGACCTGATCGCGAAGGCGAAGTCGAACAACGTCCCGAACGACAACATCGACCGCATGATCAAGAAGGCGGCCGGCGGCGACGACAAGAACGACTATGAGAAGCTGACCTACGAGGGCTACGGCCCCTGCGGCGTCGCGATCATAGTCGAAACGCTGACCGATAACAAAAACCGCACCGCGTCCGAGGTCCGCCACTGCTTCGACAAAAACGGAGGCAATATGGGACAGACCGGCTGCGTCGGCTGGATGTTCACCTCCAAGGGCGTTATCGTCACCGACAAGGCGAAGGGCGAGCAGACGCTCGACGACGCGCTTGAGCTCGGCGCCGAGGACTTCACCGAAGAGGACGAGGCCTACGTCATCTCCACCGCGCCGAACGACGTCACCGCCGTCCGCGAAGGGCTTGAAGCCGCGGGATACAACGTGCTTTCCGCCGAGAGCGAGATGGTGCCGTCCAACTACGTCACCGTCAACGGCGAGGAGGAGCAGAAGCTTATGCGCCGCCTGCTCGAGATGCTGGATGACGACGATGACGTCATCAACGTCTACCACAACCTCGAGAACGAAGACGAGATAATGGAGTAA
- a CDS encoding YitT family protein: MNKLDKILNRKTGIVDIAYFIVGAIIYSLSMNVFILPHRIVPGGVSGIASILQNTVGWDAGIMYFVLNVPLFIAAFACFGFKFVSKTFIAMTLVSVFTELIAKVFPNLKYFPTNNEPAIGLIAALCAGVTSGIGLAIIFLRGATTGGSEIAAKLMRLKFPGVSFGRMMFIVDLVIIVAGYVVFRLNGVTAAENSAIFSLIVVYLTSAVIDTVLDGNSVARVALIVSNNTDGIKSALMDGLHRGVTVLRGSGGYTNNAMNVIMCAIRRQQVQECRRIVKECDENAFVIILHATEVLGQGFDDVNKEPL; encoded by the coding sequence ATGAACAAACTCGATAAGATACTCAATAGAAAGACCGGAATAGTCGATATTGCGTATTTCATAGTCGGAGCTATCATCTACTCTCTCTCTATGAACGTATTTATCCTGCCGCACAGGATCGTTCCGGGCGGCGTTTCCGGCATCGCTTCAATATTGCAGAATACGGTTGGCTGGGACGCGGGTATAATGTACTTTGTGCTGAACGTGCCGCTTTTCATCGCCGCTTTCGCCTGCTTCGGCTTCAAGTTCGTGTCAAAGACGTTCATCGCGATGACGCTTGTTTCGGTATTCACCGAGCTGATCGCGAAGGTCTTCCCGAATCTCAAATACTTCCCGACGAATAACGAGCCGGCGATCGGGCTTATCGCGGCGCTTTGCGCCGGAGTCACCAGCGGCATCGGCCTCGCGATAATCTTCCTGCGCGGCGCGACGACGGGCGGCTCCGAGATCGCGGCGAAGCTGATGCGCCTGAAGTTCCCGGGTGTTTCTTTCGGCAGGATGATGTTCATAGTCGACCTCGTAATAATCGTTGCCGGCTACGTTGTCTTCCGCCTCAACGGCGTTACCGCCGCGGAAAACTCCGCGATATTCTCGCTTATCGTCGTTTATCTGACCAGCGCGGTCATCGACACGGTGCTCGACGGCAACTCCGTTGCGCGCGTGGCTTTGATAGTCAGCAACAATACCGACGGGATCAAGTCCGCGCTGATGGACGGCCTGCACAGAGGCGTCACCGTGCTGCGCGGTTCCGGCGGCTACACCAATAACGCTATGAACGTCATCATGTGCGCGATACGTCGTCAGCAGGTGCAGGAATGCCGCAGGATCGTCAAGGAATGCGACGAAAACGCGTTCGTCATAATCCTTCACGCGACAGAGGTGCTCGGCCAGGGCTTCGACGACGTCAACAAGGAGCCCCTTTGA
- a CDS encoding ribonuclease III translates to MNLIISSDAPLSREKLASVPTQALAFVGDAVYSLLVREFLAETHPDRRNLHNLSVAEVNCRAQSEAAELLLPLLTEEETAVYKRGRNNTASTPPKKAEVTDYRRATGVEALFGWLYLAGEGERINELFSVIKGKLL, encoded by the coding sequence ATGAATTTGATTATATCAAGTGACGCGCCGCTTTCGCGCGAAAAGCTCGCCTCTGTACCGACGCAGGCGCTCGCCTTCGTCGGAGACGCGGTCTATTCGCTGCTCGTCAGGGAATTTCTTGCGGAAACGCACCCCGACCGCCGCAACCTGCATAATCTGTCTGTGGCGGAGGTCAACTGCCGCGCGCAGAGCGAGGCCGCGGAGCTTCTGCTCCCGCTGCTGACGGAGGAGGAGACCGCCGTCTACAAGCGCGGACGCAACAACACCGCGTCGACGCCGCCGAAGAAGGCGGAGGTCACCGACTACCGCCGCGCCACCGGCGTCGAAGCGCTTTTCGGCTGGCTTTATCTCGCCGGAGAGGGCGAACGGATAAACGAATTGTTCTCCGTAATAAAGGGAAAACTGTTATAG